A region from the Saccharomonospora azurea NA-128 genome encodes:
- a CDS encoding DNA polymerase IV, producing the protein MSTPDWVLHVDLDQFIAAVEIARHPELRGKPVVVGGAGDPTRRGVVATASYEAREFGVHSGMPLRTAARRCPDAVFVASDPPAYEEVSERVMAVLREFPVVVEVAGWDEAFLGVSGPVAEDPEALAGAVRRAVADRTGLSCAVGIGDNKHTAKLATGFAKPGGVYRLTRQNWWEVMAHRPTDALWGVGSKTRRRLADLGITTVAELAAADPDRLAAELGPTLGPYFRALAHGLGDRDVTATPYVPKSRSRETTFQRNIDDPEELRAQLGRLVERVADDVAEDGRPAARVAVKVRFAPFITQTRSVTLPAPTSDVTVLARAADDVFGRFTVDRPVRLLGVRAEFVRESGQE; encoded by the coding sequence GTGTCCACTCCGGACTGGGTGCTGCACGTGGATCTCGACCAGTTCATCGCGGCGGTCGAGATAGCCCGCCATCCCGAACTGCGGGGCAAGCCGGTGGTCGTCGGCGGGGCCGGCGATCCGACTCGGCGCGGGGTCGTGGCGACCGCGTCCTACGAGGCCAGGGAGTTCGGGGTGCATTCGGGGATGCCGCTGCGCACCGCCGCGCGCCGCTGCCCCGACGCCGTCTTCGTCGCGTCCGACCCTCCCGCGTACGAGGAGGTGTCGGAGCGGGTCATGGCGGTGCTGCGGGAGTTTCCCGTGGTGGTCGAGGTGGCGGGGTGGGACGAGGCGTTCCTCGGGGTGTCCGGCCCGGTGGCCGAGGACCCCGAAGCCCTCGCGGGGGCCGTCCGGCGGGCCGTGGCCGACCGCACGGGACTGTCGTGCGCCGTGGGGATCGGCGACAACAAGCACACCGCCAAGCTCGCCACCGGGTTCGCCAAGCCGGGCGGCGTGTACCGCCTGACCAGGCAGAACTGGTGGGAGGTGATGGCGCACCGGCCCACCGACGCCCTGTGGGGAGTGGGCTCGAAGACGCGCCGCAGACTCGCCGACCTCGGCATCACCACCGTTGCGGAACTGGCCGCGGCCGATCCCGACCGGCTGGCCGCGGAGCTCGGCCCCACGCTCGGCCCGTACTTCCGGGCGCTCGCGCACGGGTTGGGCGACCGGGACGTCACGGCGACGCCGTACGTGCCGAAGTCGCGCAGCCGCGAGACGACGTTCCAGCGCAACATCGACGATCCCGAGGAGTTGCGGGCGCAGCTCGGGCGCCTGGTGGAACGCGTGGCCGACGACGTCGCCGAGGACGGGCGACCCGCCGCGCGCGTCGCCGTGAAAGTCCGCTTCGCACCGTTCATTACCCAGACACGCAGCGTCACCCTGCCCGCGCCGACGAGCGACGTCACGGTGCTGGCGCGCGCGGCCGACGACGTGTTCGGACGCTTCACGGTGGACCGTCCGGTGCGGCTGCTCGGAGTGCGTGCGGAGTTCGTCCGCGAGTCCGGGCAGGAATGA